From the genome of Arvicola amphibius chromosome 9, mArvAmp1.2, whole genome shotgun sequence:
GAGGTACTGGTCTGTGGGAAGTAACAAGgattccccgcccccccccctttatatttttaagtttttcgagacaaggtttctctgtagctttggagcctgtcctggaactcgctctgtagaccaagctggcctcgaactcacagagatccgcctgcctctgcctcccaagtgctggattaaagacgtgagccaccactgccctgctattCTCCCCCTTTTattggaaagggaagagaagccaCTTACTAAGTCCCAAGAGCCTTTAGCTGTTGGAAACAATACCACAGGACAAAACCCCACCAGGGCACAGATATTCTGTCATCTTAGTAAGGTTCTTGTGTAGAAAGCATGGTTAAATAAAAACGGACATGTGAAATGCTTACCCAAAGGGAAACCACAAATGCTGTCAGATACCCagaaggggctcacagagacaagGGACTACAGCAGCAGAAGAGGTAGGAGGGGCAGCAGCCAGGTCTAGGCATTTGGAGTGCCTTTAGCCACAATGGCTAGGCAGATCACAAGGACAAGGGGGTTCCCTATCACCCTGTCCTCAGGTCTTCTCAGAAACCAGGCAAAGACAATGTGCAAAGGAGAGGCTGAGGAACTTTCAAAAGTTTCTTCTAATTTAAACTTCCCGAGTCAGCAACATGCAGTGCTGAGCCATAGGCAGAGTGCGGCAGTGAGGTAAACGGTACAGGAGCCCAGGCAGCAGCCACACCTGCCCCAAGACAAGGCAGCTGCCTGGACACCCTcagtggaccaggctggcctcaaactcggagatctgtctgcttctgcctcccaagtgctgtaagtAAATGcgtgagctaccactgcccagttaaaTCTAATTCTTAAGCTATTTTTCAGAAGGATAATTGTAGATCCCAGAAACATGTTCTTGCTCAGATGTGCCCAGGCACCTTCTGAATTCACCCAGGTCCTAGTTTCCTGAGGGGCACTGAGGACTAGAGGAAAGGCAAATGCAAGCCCAGGACAAAGGGCCATAAGGCAGGACCCTGCAGTGCATgcagtgtaagtgtgtgtgtcctCAAGCTCCTGTGAGTCAAGTCAGAGGCACAGCGGTACCCAGAGACCCACCCATCGCTGGCTGACACTTctgttcttctgagacagggcttctctctatgtagttctgtcctggaactcccagagatccacctgcccctgcctcccaagtgctggggaaatACCTTCAATTCCAATGCGAATGTTCTTCAGGCCGCGCTCCTTTAGCACTGTCTTAGCGACATCTCGGTTCTCAATGTACTTGAAGAATCTGTAGAGCTTGGAGCTGTAAAGAACTGAACACAGAGCCCACAGACGCCGGGTCAGTCGCAGAGGGAGGGGTGAGGTGACATCAACAGGAGTTCTGCAACCCATGGTGGCATTCAACGTGGAACacccgcccccaccccagcagccTGAATACTGGGATTCCTGGACTGCTGCAGTCTGCTGGGGGAAGCTTTAGAGCAGGGAAGCAGCAAACCAGCTTGCATTCGGCCTTTGTCTTTGCTGTTCTTCCTCTCACTGTGCAGCCTGCTGTCCTGGACCGCACGCTATAAACCAGGCTGCGCTGGAGACCCATCTGCCCCTGCCAGGCTAAAACACggcctttttttttggggggggggaggcggtggaggacagagtctcatgtagccaaaATAGTCTGAAACTCAAACAACCAAGGTTGATCCTTCTGCCCCTACttcctaaatgttgggattacaggtgtctaCCGTACCAGGCTCTATCATACTGTTTTCAGTGCAAATTGGTATAACCTTTAGAAAGGATAATTTGGCAACATGTCAAAATTATAAAAGCATCAAGCTTTTGACATGCCATGTTTAGGAATATCCGATAGTGGATAGATGTGCAAAAATGCTGCTGCTTTAAACTGATCATGCATCATCTCTGTACATAGCTTCAGTGTCTTATCAGGACAGTGAGTTATAGCACATTCATAATGGAGGATAAGCAGCCCTAAAAAGACTATATAGACAGGTTTTATATAAGGAGACTATAAGCAAAAGGACACTGAGGTAGAGCAGGGTTAACACACCTTTTAAGTGCACATCCTTCTATAAAGCGTGTGTGCACAATGCACGTGGGTGAGTGCATCTGCCTCTGCATGCGTGCGGGGGCCAGAGGATAACCTGGGCCGTCAGTCTGCCCGCcactttgtttgaggcagggtctctgctTTGCCATTCACTGCTGCGCACTGAGGGCGAGCTGGCCCATGAGGTTCTGGGGATtgtctctcctcccatctcaCCACAACAGCTCTGGATCACAGACGTGCTACCACATCCGGCTTTTCTGTTGGGttctggggtctgaactcagtcCTCACACTTGGCATGCCAAGTGCTTTCCTCATGAGTAAACTTCTCAGCCCACTATTTAAGTTGTGAATTATTACCAGGTCAACAAGATTTTAGTGAGAATTGAACCCCAACTTCAGCATCTGACAATGCCGTCCCAACAGGGGAGAGAGCGGTCCCAGCAGAGGACAGACCTGTGTAGGTGCCGGCTGCCCTCTAGATGCTCTGCCCATCACCTGCTATCAGTGGTGTCTGCCCTTTAGGTCTGGATACTATACTCTAGGCAGTGTTTCTCTAGCTGAAAACATCCACACCCTGCAGGGGCTCCTACTTTGGGAATACTCTTCCCCCATGGGTGGGGGGTGGTCTTCATCCCAGTCCACAGAATCCTCATCTGTCAGCACGACAATGTGGCACTCCCGCTCCCCTTTCTTGGCACAGCCCACCATGATGGGCAGAATCAGTTCCTCGAGGTAGTGATCAAACTGCTTGTGAGCACCATCGTTGGACAGCTCATGAAGTAAAGCACCTGGGGAGAGAACAGGTACATGAACCATTTCCTGTCTACGCCGTGCTGCTGGGTGGAGGCTAACACTGCCGCCATCACAGAGGACACACAGATGAGGCACTCACTGAATGAGAGCTCCTGCCCCAAGGTGATAATTGGTTTTATATACTTAATGCTGTTAGGTTTGACCATGATCCTTTCCTCACTGACACTCAGTACTCCTGCTTGTCACAGATGACGCCATAGTCCTACTCGAGAGGGAAGCAGTAGCCAGTGACTAGATGGTCAGATTAGATGCATGACTTTCATTCCCGGCCTCCACTTCCTGAACGCTGAAATCACAGGTCTGACTCATCATGCCTAGTACTTGGTGCTGAGCACGGAGCAACCCAGGGTGTCTCAGTGCTAGGTGAGAACTCTATCAACTGAGAGACATCTCCAGCCTTTCCTTTAAGACAGTATCACTCTGAAGACCATGTTGGCCCTAAACTTatggtgatcctcttgcctcagtcttctgagtgctggaatgatgGTTGCGAGCCGCACTCCCCAGCGGATTCCTTTCGCTTACTCTACTTCCCCTTAATGTAAAAGCAGCAATGGCTAGTTAGCAGGATGTTCACCTCTGTGCTGGTTCTCAACCCATGCTCCACACGCCTGCACTGCTAAGCACAGTGACTGTGCACTGGCTGAGAGGCGAACAGCTGCTCCATACTCACTCAGATCTTGACAGCGGATAGTGTTGAAGTCAAAGTTAATGCAGAGATAGTCACACGTGTCTCTCAGATCTGGGATAGAGATACCATCCGGACAGTTGATGATGCCAGTTTTGTAATAATCCTGTGAACAGATTGCAAAGTAGAAatgtaggcaaaaaaaaatgcatggaaaTGACTCCTCCAACCCTACACACTTCTAATGCTACTGAGACAGTGAGAGCTTGGAGTCAACTGCTCAGTGCATTAGGCTCCCGTCTACCCAAGTTTAAGCAGAACCTGACAACTGAATGCAACTGAGTTATagacaggaaaaataaagaaggaaatgatgtgggatatccttctctACATatgttgttgcttttattaattgatgaataaagctgctttggccattatttctactcttgttgaATGTATTATGTTTAGacagctcattaaaaatatatgtataatttatagagtaatagttatttataataaactTAGTCATGTTAGGGTTTCTGGATATAGAGATATttcagataatcttcaacacttcaaagacctacagaatatggcatttaaaaggttttaagaacttagacttctcTTGACAGTAAGACAggtttgcttctggcagcaccagttacttcataGAGGATGATGGggatcaaagaggctccttatggagtttgctagccattagggcaagaaactgcttttgcctggactgcctgatgatatgctgtataaactggacatgcaggacccacagaaaaatgaccacTGAACTTACCAGTACTGTGCGGAACACAGTGGCACTGATCCCTTCTGCAATCTCGTACTCCCCCTTTTCATTGGGCCTCGTGAAGTTGTATTCTCTTCCTGGTCCGAACATCCTGAAAGACACCAGCAACAGTATCACCTCCTCCAACAGGACTCTGCAGAGGCAGCTTTGCTCCCTCTCCTACACATGGCCCCACTCTTGCAGCAAATTGAAAAGCACAGCGCTAGGACCTGACTCCTCGCAGATGAACACACTCCTCAGGACACTCCCTcaggcaaaaggaaaagaaggaagcaacCGTCTGTGGCAGCAGGCACAGTGTAGTGGCAACTGCAGAGGAAGCTGTAGAGGCCTCTGCAGTGTAAACCAACTGAGGGAGCAGCTCCTAGTGCATCCCTTCCTGGCTCATCTTCTCTTTTGAAATGGCCAACTCCAACAGGCTGCTCTAGCCATGGATTTCAGACCAGTGTGAGGCTCTTCTACTCCTGACATTTTCATGAGGAGGCCTACACTCCCCATAAACTCAGGATCCGGAttagattcccaacacccatagagcagctcacaaccacaggaacaagtcccagggatctgacaccctctccaaGCCCCTGCAGACACTGAATAAATGTACtgtacacacatgcctgcagGCAAAGCACACGTTAAGAAATAATAAACTGGCCTATTTAGGCCAGGGCTTTAGCTCAATAGAGTGCTCGCTTCCCATGCCTGACCAAGCCTAGGTTCCtagttcaatctccagtactgctaacccaccctcccaccccacaaaAAAACAAGACCCCAAGTAGAAATGGGTGGAATGCAAATGTTTTTTCTAAAATGGCATCTTTTTTCTTGTGCCATGTGGATCATTTCTAATATGTTtctcacagaaggaaaacaacatGACTTCGGACTCAACTTAGCATCTCTGAGCTGTGCAACGTTtaaagagggggtggggtggccaggcagtgggtggtgcacagctttaatcccagcattcgagaggcaggcggatctctgtgagttggaggccagccttgaactagagctagttccaggacagggtccaaagctacagagaaaccctctctggaaaaccaaaaaagagggGTGGGGTGAGGCTCAGCAGCTCTCGAGATTCCGCCCTATCCAGCTGTGCAAACACTACCTTCCCAGCATCCAGGCTCCCACCAGCTGTCCTAGCCTTCCCCACTGAAGCATGAAGGGAGGAAAGCCAGCCCTGTACCGAGTTCAGTGCAGCATGGCATCTGATGTGAGGCCAAACACCTCTCCTCACAGGAAACGGAGTGCAACACAGAAGGAAGCTGTCATTACCTTCCCAACATGGTGTCCGGATGAGCGGTGAAAATCTGAGGATTCACCACAAAGCGTGTGCCATCTACAAGAAGCGTCACtttttctggggctggggagtgAGAGCTACCTCCGAAGCCTACGCCACTGTTCCCAAATCTCTCTGAAACGATGAAGGGCTCGTGGCTCCGCTTGCTTCCAGTCTGGAAGCACGAGCCCTTGCTGCTGTCTTCAGGAAGTGGCATTATGTGAGGATACTGAAGGCTTGCTGGCTGAGGGGCATAGTCAAGTGCCACGTCTGAAAGAGCAGACAAATAACAAAGTAACTAAAGCGCAAACTTCTGGAGAAAAATGAAGCCATGCCAGTtctaaaacaaaaacctaaagcCGTAAGTTCACAGGTAAAATGCCAGCCtagggaaaattaaaaacaaaactagacaaTCTAAAgcaaggggcaggcagatctctgaatttgaggctagcctggtctacaaagcaagtccagGGCAGCAAGCAGGgttacagaaaaacctgtcttgaaaaacccgaACCAgtaaacaaaaccaccaccactgCTCACAAAACTAGAGCCTTACACTtactgcatgtgtgtgatatgcaGTTGACAAGAGATTAAAGGCAGAAATGCCCACACTTTAAAGCGATTGAAATTCCAGAGTAAACCAAGTGCAGTTAGCAGTGAAAGACTGGACCAAAGAGCAGGGCTTATGTGGTGGCCTAGCAGTCTCCTGCCAATCCCCCAAAGCTGGTGTTCAGAAGCAACCACTTCCTACTTCTGCACAGTAtcactttaactaggcaaagatgtgttacatttgtttgtgctgcatttgtttgattACATAAAGATGTGctctttcaccttgcctgcctaaggaacctgattggtctaacaaaaagctaaacagccaataggtAAGCATGAGAGGGATAGGTGGGTCTGGTGGGCAGGTGGCAGAgaagtgagagaagagagaacaaagtaGAAAGGACACatccagggccagaagccaggcagctgccagccagatcTGAGCAGCAGTGAAAGGTACACAgaaggaaaggtaaaaagcctgaggcaagacagagaaacagactcaAATAAGAGCTAaaataaggccaagcattcatagtATCAAGTATTGGTGTACTAAGTATTGATTTAGAAGCTGGTTGGTACCTCCAAGAAGTTTGGTACATACTTCTGTTTCATTTCCACCTCTAAGTAATATTTATATCCCCTTGCTCTCTTATTTATTGAGATTTTGTTTGTGGATTGAGTGTGAATGTGTTcaagtgcccaaggaggccagatgAAGTCAGATCccgagctggagtttcaggtgctgggaacccaactcaagtcctctgaaagagcaggaagcagtcttaGCCCAGTACTTACTGTCTTTGAGACAATCTCGTGTACTCTaagctagccttaaactcttTGTAGCTGAAGATAGAGCCTTTGATTTCCAGTCCGCCTCCCTCCACCTCTGAGTGCTGAGGTCAGGGCAAGTGCCATCACACTCGGTCACACAGGCCTGGGTCTATGTGCCAGCGCCTCGTGCCTGCCAGGTTCCTGTGCTGTTTACTCTAGACTCAGCTATAGCCCGAGCACTGCTATCTGCATTCTAGGAACTACTGTGTGCTAAAACTTAATTTTCAAACTTCAggactgcttttttgttttctaatttaccAGAAAGAATGAATgtcttagccgggcggcggtggcggacgcctttaatcccagcactcgagaggcagaggcaggcggatctttgtgagttcgaggccagcctggtctacaagaggtagctccaagacaggctccaaagctacagagaaaccctgtctcgaaaaacaaaaaaaaaaaccaaacaaaacaaacaaaagcaaaaaagtctTTCTTCCCAGAACGGAGCATTCTCACTGCATTAGAGAATCCCTGTGGCCCCACCCATATCAGCATTCGGTCTCCCAGACCTTGCTGTCAGCTGCAAAGCCCCAGTGTGAACGGCATTAGGATTTACTCttgaaatctcatttttttttgtcctatcaccaaaaagctatttttctttctttatttaaaaaaaactcctctacttttgagacagggtcaagcctaggctgcccttgaactaaAGCTATAAGCTGAGGATGAcaatgaacttctgatccttgtCGTTCCTTCCCCAGTGCTGCCATGTGACACCACAAGTGGTTTACATGGTCCTGAGGACCAGCATGTAAAAATACCAAGAGTACCgtgacagagcaggacaggcCGTCTCTGGTGGGCCCCGAACAGTACATCTTTAAACTTCaaactcaggggctggagagatggctcagaggttaagagcactggctgctcttccagaggtcctgagttcaattcccagcaaccacatggtggctcacaaccatctgtactgagatctggcgccctcctctggc
Proteins encoded in this window:
- the Kctd20 gene encoding BTB/POZ domain-containing protein KCTD20 is translated as MPLPEDSSKGSCFQTGSKRSHEPFIVSERFGNSGVGFGGSSHSPAPEKVTLLVDGTRFVVNPQIFTAHPDTMLGRMFGPGREYNFTRPNEKGEYEIAEGISATVFRTVLDYYKTGIINCPDGISIPDLRDTCDYLCINFDFNTIRCQDLSALLHELSNDGAHKQFDHYLEELILPIMVGCAKKGERECHIVVLTDEDSVDWDEDHPPPMGEEYSQILYSSKLYRFFKYIENRDVAKTVLKERGLKNIRIGIEGYPTCKEKIKRRPGGRSEVIYNYVQRPFIQMSWEKEEGKSRHVDFQCVRSKSLTNLVAAGEDVLEDQEIIMHHPPQVDELDRLNAPLSQMASNDFQD